A genomic window from Etheostoma spectabile isolate EspeVRDwgs_2016 chromosome 13, UIUC_Espe_1.0, whole genome shotgun sequence includes:
- the LOC116701129 gene encoding uncharacterized protein C11orf87 homolog: MPARSSEASGLSVPLHRCHGGFHEANNGTCAEHLSFFPPFSSTLALLVLVAVLVGIILVSLATFHFHKRKLRNRKIQRAQEEYERDSRSPARGAGASGEPARPCVIVRPVRCDVERLSCQSAESAESAESADASEAAEGEPARHDTVALDC; encoded by the coding sequence ATGCCAGCCAGAAGCTCTGAGGCCTCGGGACTGTCGGTGCCCCTGCACCGCTGTCACGGGGGTTTCCACGAGGCCAATAACGGCACCTGCGCGGAGCACCTCAGCTTTTTTCCGCCGTTCTCCTCCACCCTCGCGCTCCTAGTGCTGGTGGCCGTGCTCGTTGGGATCATCCTCGTTTCCCTggcaacgttccacttccacaAGAGGAAGCTTCGGAACAGGAAGATCCAACGCGCGCAAGAGGAATACGAGCGCGACAGTCGCAGCCCCGCGCGCGGCGCAGGGGCGAGCGGGGAGCCCGCGAGGCCGTGCGTCATCGTCCGTCCGGTGAGATGTGATGTGGAGAGGCTCTCGTGCCAGAGCGCGGAGAGCGCGGAGAGCGCGGAGAGCGCGGACGCCAGCGAAGCGGCGGAGGGCGAACCGGCGCGGCACGACACAGTTGCTCTTGACTGTTAA